Within Pseudomonas brassicacearum, the genomic segment CGCGAACACCACGACGAACAGCGACACGCCGCCGTAGGTCAGCAAGGCACAAACCAGCACGATCACCAGCATGGCCTGGCGCGTACCCAACAGGCGAATCGCCGCGGCGACGATGGAGCGGGAAAACCCCGACAACTCGATCAACTTGCCGAACACTGCGCCGAGCAGGAACACCGGGAAATACAGTTTGATGAACCCGACCATTTTTTCCATGAACACCCCGGTGAACGCAGGGGCGACGGCGGATGGGTCGGTGAGCAGGACGGCGCCGAGGGCGGCGATGGGGGCAAAGAGGATAACGCTGTAGCCACGGTAGGCGGCCACCATCAGCAGCGTGAGGGCTGCCAAGGCAATGATCACACTCATGGTGTGTCTCCTGGATTGTTATTGTTGTGGTGAAACTGTGGAGGGGCTTTAGCGAGTTTTGTGCCAGGTGTGTAACTGGCTGAAATATAAGGAAATTGTTTGGGGGGTGTAGGGCGGATATGAGAGATTTGTCTCTGGTTTGAGACTTCTGTGGGGTGTACCGGCCTTATCGCGAGCAAGCTCGCTCCCACAGTTGACCGCGTACTTCAGAAGAAGCCAGCCCCCCTACGGGAGCGAGCTTGCTTGCGATGAGTGCGAAAGCGCTCCAAAAGAAGCTGTCTAAATATAGAGACTTGAATCTCTTTATTGAGACTCTGCAATCCCCAACGCCACCATCTTCTTGTACAACGTCGACCTGCCCAACCCCAACCGCTCGGCCGCTTCAACCACTTTGCCCCCGCATTGCACGAGGGTGGTTTCGATCAACTGCCGGTCGAATCGTGCCCGGGCCTGGCTGAAGGTTTCTTGCGGCAGCGGCTCCAGGCTCGGGCTTGCCGAGTGAGTTACCGGTATGAATGTGCCGATGGCGGCGCGGATGTCCGCCGCCGTGAGCACCAGGTCATCGCTGAGCAGCGCGGCCCGTTCCAGCACGTTGCGCAGTTCGCGGATGTTGCCCGGCCAGGCGTGTTGCCGCAGTAGGTCGAGGGCGGCGTGGTTCAGTTCGTGCTGGCTACGCAGTTCCTCAAGGATCGCTTCGCTCAGGGCCGGCAAGTCATCCAGGCGCTCGCGCAACGGCGGGACCTGGATCGGCAGCACGTTGAGGCGGTAATACAAGTCGGCGCGGAACTCTCCGCGCTTGATTGCCGCTTCCAGGTCCATGGAGGTGGCGGCGATCACCCGAACGTCGCTTTGCAGCACCTCGTTGGAGCCCACCGGTTCATATTCTTTTTCCTGGAGCACGCGCAGCAGTTTGCTTTGCAGCGGCAGCGGCATGTCGCCGATCTCGTCGAGGAACAGCGTGCCGCCCTGGGCAATTTGCAGTTTGCCGGCGCGACCCTTGCGGTCGGCCCCGGTAAACGCCCCTGGCGCAGTGCCGAAGAACTCGGCTTCCAGCAGCGATTCAGGAATCGCCGCGCTGTTGATGCTGACGAACGCCTTGTGCGCGCGTGGCGAAGCGCTGTGGATGGCCTGGGCCAGCAGTTCCTTGCCGGTGCCGGTTTCGCCGAGCAGCAGCACCGGCGAATCGGCGCTGGCGCTGCGCCGGGCACGGCGCTTGACCTCAAGGCCGGCGTTGCTGGTGCCAATGAAATGGGCGAAGTTGTACTTGGTTTGCCGCGCCCGCAGCAGCGAGCGGGTGGAGGCCAGTTCTTCCTGCATGCTCAAGTAGCGCTTGAGCATCGGTGACAAACTGCGCAATTCATCGAACAAGGCAAAGCCGATGGCACCGATCACCGCGCCCGCGCTGTCGTGGATCGGCAGGCGCATCACTATCAGGGGCTCCTTGGGCGTGTCCTGCATGTCCAGCAGGATCGGGCGCCCGGTGCGCACCACTTCACGCAACAGGCTGCTGGGGATCACGCTTTCGCACGCCCGGCCAATCGCCTCCTTCGCCGAGTTCAGGCCGAAGCGGCGGGCGTAGCGTTCGTTCATCCAGACGATATTCGCGTCACGGTCGACAATCACCGTACCTTCGCTGGACTGCTCGATGATCTCGAACAACGAACGGATCGCCAGCGTACGGACGCGCTTGTAATCCTTGAGGCTTTCGGTGGGGTTCATCGGTCATTTCCCGGGAGGTCCGTCGTTCGGCGGCATTATGCCGGGGCATGCAGGCTGATCAGAAGTCCCTTCCGATTCGTCATG encodes:
- a CDS encoding sigma-54 interaction domain-containing protein, translated to MNPTESLKDYKRVRTLAIRSLFEIIEQSSEGTVIVDRDANIVWMNERYARRFGLNSAKEAIGRACESVIPSSLLREVVRTGRPILLDMQDTPKEPLIVMRLPIHDSAGAVIGAIGFALFDELRSLSPMLKRYLSMQEELASTRSLLRARQTKYNFAHFIGTSNAGLEVKRRARRSASADSPVLLLGETGTGKELLAQAIHSASPRAHKAFVSINSAAIPESLLEAEFFGTAPGAFTGADRKGRAGKLQIAQGGTLFLDEIGDMPLPLQSKLLRVLQEKEYEPVGSNEVLQSDVRVIAATSMDLEAAIKRGEFRADLYYRLNVLPIQVPPLRERLDDLPALSEAILEELRSQHELNHAALDLLRQHAWPGNIRELRNVLERAALLSDDLVLTAADIRAAIGTFIPVTHSASPSLEPLPQETFSQARARFDRQLIETTLVQCGGKVVEAAERLGLGRSTLYKKMVALGIAESQ